A single Pseudomonas sp. HN11 DNA region contains:
- a CDS encoding AraC family transcriptional regulator, producing the protein MSSPEHKAIPLDAEMEKQRAELASIVHRHTWEDGSYGTAITTLFLNRHNTPRDFMPVLVEPALCILASGSKEVRLADEIFAYDPLNYLVFSVAMPVAGRIIDATPQDPNLSVRINIDPAQLTALIAEAGPMGVPSRPTSRGMYVDRIDGQLLDAVLRLARLLDSPKDIGMLAPLINREILYRLLRGPQGYRLYEIAVANSQSHRVSQAIKWLNGNYEQPLRIDDLAREVNLSVSTLHHRFKAITAMSPLQYQKQLRLQEARRLMIAEGLEASAAGYRVGYESPSQFSREYSRLFGAPPLRDLARLRQSI; encoded by the coding sequence ATGTCGTCGCCCGAACACAAAGCCATCCCCCTTGATGCCGAGATGGAAAAACAGCGCGCCGAACTGGCCAGCATCGTGCACCGGCATACCTGGGAGGACGGCTCCTACGGTACCGCCATCACTACGTTGTTTTTGAACCGCCACAACACGCCACGTGACTTCATGCCCGTGTTGGTGGAGCCCGCCCTGTGCATTCTGGCCAGCGGTAGCAAGGAAGTGCGCCTGGCCGACGAGATCTTTGCCTACGACCCGCTCAATTACCTGGTGTTCTCGGTGGCGATGCCGGTGGCCGGGCGGATCATCGATGCCACCCCGCAAGACCCGAACCTGTCGGTACGCATCAATATCGACCCGGCGCAACTGACGGCCCTGATCGCAGAAGCGGGCCCAATGGGCGTGCCGTCACGTCCCACCTCCCGTGGCATGTATGTCGACCGCATCGACGGCCAACTGCTCGACGCCGTGCTGCGCCTGGCGCGTCTGCTGGACTCACCCAAAGACATTGGCATGCTCGCGCCGCTGATCAACCGCGAGATTCTCTACCGCCTGCTGCGCGGCCCGCAGGGTTATAGGCTGTATGAAATTGCCGTGGCCAACAGTCAGAGCCATCGGGTCAGCCAGGCGATCAAGTGGTTGAACGGCAACTACGAGCAACCGCTGCGTATCGATGACCTGGCCAGGGAAGTGAACCTCAGCGTCTCGACCCTGCACCACCGCTTCAAGGCGATCACCGCCATGAGCCCGCTGCAATACCAGAAGCAACTGCGCTTGCAGGAGGCGCGGCGGTTGATGATTGCCGAAGGGCTGGAAGCCTCGGCCGCCGGCTATCGGGTAGGGTATGAAAGCCCGTCGCAGTTCAGCCGGGAGTACAGCCGGCTGTTTGGTGCGCCGCCGTTGCGTGACTTGGCCCGGTTACGCCAGAGCATTTAG
- a CDS encoding ATP-binding protein, protein MPRSLLGRMLMLTLLAVLFAQALSSVIWVSQLRATQLEGLVTSARSLAHSMTASVSYFRSLPVAYRPLVLDQLRSMGGTRFVVTLNDRPLDMAILPQTPRKQAVLEAVDAVLKQTLGADVHMSVEFVSAEDLRIFNAGLKLDELPRSWAHYALTLEPVNPPVLVTQIQLAPGEWLYIASLLPEPYTSLEEQGLPSQQVWFIVLTSGFLLLFIGLLVHWQSRPLKRLARAARDMSLGADVEPVAEGGGSEVVEVGRAFNAMRERISRYLTERSQLFSAISHDLRTPITRLRLRVELLEDENLQTKFGRDLDELELLVKGALQCVKDTDIHENIEPVDLNHVLDCLVEPYLAPNGNGRVTQHGRALTTYPGKPLALKRCIGNLIDNALKYGQNAHLQIEDDGVEFILHVDDEGPGVPEQRLEQVFEPHFRLAGQQQGYGLGLGIARNIAHSHGGEVSLQNLREGGLRVTLQLPRTLD, encoded by the coding sequence GTGCCACGCTCGTTGCTAGGGCGCATGTTGATGCTGACGCTGCTGGCCGTATTGTTCGCCCAGGCGCTGTCCAGCGTGATCTGGGTGTCGCAATTGCGCGCCACTCAGCTCGAAGGCCTGGTCACCAGCGCCCGCAGCCTGGCGCATTCGATGACCGCCAGCGTGAGTTATTTCCGTTCGTTGCCGGTGGCCTATCGTCCGTTGGTCCTCGATCAATTGCGCAGCATGGGTGGCACCCGCTTCGTGGTAACGCTCAATGATCGCCCGTTGGACATGGCCATCCTGCCGCAGACTCCGCGTAAACAAGCGGTGCTTGAGGCGGTCGATGCGGTGTTGAAGCAGACGCTTGGCGCCGATGTGCACATGTCGGTGGAGTTCGTCAGCGCCGAAGACCTGCGTATCTTTAACGCCGGCCTGAAACTCGATGAGCTGCCGCGTTCCTGGGCCCACTATGCACTGACCCTGGAGCCGGTGAACCCGCCGGTGCTGGTCACTCAGATCCAGCTTGCGCCCGGCGAATGGCTGTACATCGCCTCGCTGTTGCCCGAGCCCTACACCAGCCTTGAAGAACAGGGCCTGCCGTCCCAGCAGGTGTGGTTTATCGTGCTGACCAGCGGTTTCCTGCTGTTGTTCATCGGCTTGCTGGTGCATTGGCAGAGCCGGCCGCTCAAACGCCTGGCGCGGGCTGCGCGGGACATGTCCCTGGGCGCCGACGTAGAGCCGGTGGCCGAAGGCGGTGGCAGTGAAGTGGTGGAAGTGGGCCGTGCGTTCAATGCCATGCGCGAACGCATCAGCCGTTACCTGACCGAGCGCAGCCAGCTGTTCAGCGCGATTTCCCACGACTTGCGCACGCCGATCACCCGCCTGCGCCTGCGTGTGGAATTGCTGGAAGACGAGAACCTGCAAACCAAATTCGGCCGTGACCTGGATGAGCTGGAGCTGTTGGTGAAGGGCGCGCTGCAATGCGTGAAGGACACGGATATCCACGAAAACATCGAGCCCGTGGACTTGAACCACGTGCTCGACTGCCTGGTGGAGCCGTACCTGGCGCCGAACGGTAATGGCCGGGTGACTCAGCATGGTCGAGCGTTGACAACCTATCCGGGCAAGCCGCTGGCGCTCAAGCGCTGCATTGGCAATCTGATCGATAACGCTTTGAAGTACGGGCAGAACGCGCATTTGCAAATCGAAGACGATGGTGTGGAGTTCATTCTGCACGTGGATGACGAAGGCCCCGGCGTGCCCGAGCAACGCCTGGAGCAAGTGTTCGAACCGCACTTCCGCCTGGCCGGGCAACAGCAGGGCTATGGCCTGGGATTGGGGATTGCGCGCAACATTGCCCATAGCCATGGTGGGGAAGTGAGTCTGCAGAATTTGCGTGAAGGTGGGTTGCGGGTGACGTTACAGCTTCCGCGCACCCTCGACTAA
- a CDS encoding response regulator encodes MSVISKSILLVDDDQEIRELLQTYLSRAGFQVRGVPDGAGFRQAMNEAPCDLVILDVMLPDEDGFSLCRWIRQHPRQAQVPIIMLTASSDEADRVIGLELGADDYIGKPFSPRELQARIKALLRRCQFGQERSSGGEVLVFDEWRLDMISHRLFHVDGEEVILSGADFALLKLFLDHPQQILDRDTIGNATRGRDLMPLDRIVDMAVSRLRQRLRDTEKPPRLIRTVRGSGYQLAASVVAGNAH; translated from the coding sequence GTGAGCGTAATCAGTAAATCGATTCTCCTCGTCGACGATGACCAGGAAATCCGCGAATTGCTGCAGACCTACCTCAGTCGCGCCGGTTTCCAGGTGCGTGGCGTACCGGATGGCGCGGGGTTCCGCCAGGCGATGAACGAGGCGCCGTGCGACCTGGTCATCCTGGATGTGATGTTACCGGACGAAGACGGTTTCAGCCTTTGCCGCTGGATCCGCCAGCACCCGCGCCAGGCGCAGGTGCCGATTATCATGCTCACCGCCAGCTCCGACGAGGCCGACCGCGTGATCGGCCTGGAACTGGGCGCCGACGACTACATCGGCAAGCCCTTCAGCCCCCGCGAGTTGCAGGCGCGGATCAAAGCCCTGTTACGTCGCTGCCAGTTTGGCCAGGAACGCAGCAGTGGCGGCGAAGTGTTGGTGTTTGATGAATGGCGCCTGGATATGATCAGTCATCGCTTGTTCCATGTGGATGGCGAAGAAGTGATCCTGTCCGGCGCCGATTTCGCCTTGCTCAAATTGTTTCTCGACCATCCGCAACAGATCCTCGACCGCGACACCATCGGCAATGCCACCCGTGGCCGCGACCTGATGCCGTTGGACCGTATTGTCGACATGGCCGTCAGCCGCCTGCGCCAGCGCCTGCGCGATACCGAAAAACCCCCGAGGCTGATCCGCACGGTGCGTGGCAGCGGATATCAACTGGCAGCCAGCGTGGTTGCCGGCAATGCCCACTGA
- a CDS encoding glucokinase yields MKLALVGDIGGTNARFALWRDQELHSIRVHATADHSSPEDAIKVYLKEEGLEIGDIGAVCLSVAGPVSGDEFKFTNNHWRLSKTAFCKTLQVDELLLVNDFSAMALGMTRLKPDEFRVVCEGTPEPLRPAVVIGPGTGLGVGTLLELGAGRFAALPGEGGHVDLPLSSPRETQLWQHIYNEIGHVSAETALSGGGLPRLYRAICAVDGHTPVLETPEAITAAGLAGDPVAMEVLDQFSIWLGRVAGNNVLTTGGRGGVYIVGGVIPRFADFFIHSGFAKSFADKGCMSDYFKGIPVWLVTAPYSGLTGAGVALEQAFA; encoded by the coding sequence GTGAAGCTTGCGCTGGTCGGTGATATCGGGGGCACCAACGCCCGTTTCGCGTTGTGGCGCGATCAGGAACTGCATTCGATCCGCGTGCACGCCACGGCGGATCATTCCAGCCCTGAAGACGCGATCAAGGTTTACCTGAAAGAGGAAGGCCTGGAAATCGGCGACATCGGTGCGGTGTGCCTGTCGGTGGCCGGGCCGGTGAGCGGCGATGAATTTAAATTCACCAACAATCACTGGCGCCTGAGCAAAACTGCGTTTTGCAAGACGTTGCAGGTCGATGAGCTGCTGCTGGTCAATGACTTCTCGGCCATGGCACTGGGCATGACGCGCCTCAAGCCGGATGAGTTCCGTGTGGTTTGCGAAGGCACGCCAGAACCATTGCGCCCGGCGGTGGTAATTGGCCCGGGCACTGGCCTGGGTGTCGGCACCTTGCTGGAGCTCGGGGCTGGTCGTTTTGCGGCGTTGCCGGGGGAGGGCGGGCATGTTGACCTGCCCCTGAGCAGCCCGCGTGAAACCCAGCTGTGGCAGCATATCTACAACGAGATCGGCCATGTCAGTGCCGAAACCGCCTTGAGCGGTGGCGGGTTGCCGCGTCTGTACCGTGCCATTTGCGCGGTCGACGGCCATACGCCGGTGCTGGAAACCCCCGAGGCCATCACCGCCGCAGGCCTGGCCGGCGACCCGGTGGCGATGGAAGTATTGGACCAGTTCAGCATCTGGTTAGGCCGCGTCGCCGGCAACAATGTACTGACCACCGGTGGACGCGGTGGCGTGTATATCGTGGGCGGGGTGATACCGAGGTTTGCCGATTTCTTTATCCACAGTGGCTTTGCCAAGAGTTTTGCGGACAAAGGCTGCATGAGCGACTACTTCAAGGGCATTCCGGTGTGGTTGGTGACGGCCCCTTATTCCGGTTTGACCGGGGCTGGCGTCGCGCTAGAGCAGGCCTTTGCATAG
- the edd gene encoding phosphogluconate dehydratase, with protein MHPRVLEVTERLIARSRATREAYLALIRGAAIDGPMRGKLQCANFAHGVAGCGTEDKNSLRMMNAANVAIVSSYNDMLSAHQPYEHFPEQIKKALREVGSVGQFAGGTPAMCDGVTQGEPGMELSLLSREVIAMSTAVALSHNMFDAALMLGICDKIVPGLMMGALRYGHLPMIFVPGGPMPSGISNKQKADVRQRYAEGKATREELLESEMKSYHSPGTCTFYGTANTNQLLMEVMGLHLPGASFVNPYTPLRDALTREAAHQVTRLTKANGSFMPIGEIVDEKSIVNSIIALNATGGSTNHTLHMPAIAMSAGIILTWDDMADLSEVVPTLSHVYPNGKADINHFQAAGGMSFLIRELLEAGLLHEDVNTVAGKGLSRYTQEPFLVDGELIWRDGPIESLDESILRPVARAFSPEGGLRVMEGNLGRGVMKVSAVAPEHQIVEAPAVVFQDQQDLADAFKAGLLEKDFVAVMRFQGPRSNGMPELHKMTPFLGVLQDRGFKVALVTDGRMSGASGKIPAAIHVNPEAQSGGPLARVRDGDIIRVDGVKGTLELKVDAGEFAARAPATGLLGNNVGAGRELFAFMRLAASSAEQGASAFTSALETLK; from the coding sequence ATGCATCCCCGCGTTCTTGAGGTCACCGAACGGCTTATCGCCCGCAGCCGCGCCACCCGCGAGGCCTACCTTGCGCTCATTCGCGGTGCAGCCATCGACGGTCCGATGCGCGGCAAGCTGCAATGCGCCAACTTCGCCCACGGCGTGGCCGGTTGCGGCACTGAAGATAAAAATAGTCTGCGCATGATGAATGCCGCCAACGTGGCAATTGTTTCGTCATATAACGACATGCTCTCGGCACACCAGCCGTACGAACATTTCCCCGAACAGATCAAGAAGGCTCTGCGCGAAGTCGGCTCGGTCGGCCAGTTCGCCGGCGGCACCCCTGCGATGTGCGACGGCGTGACCCAGGGCGAGCCTGGTATGGAGCTGAGCCTGCTCAGCCGTGAAGTCATTGCCATGTCTACGGCGGTAGCGCTGTCCCACAACATGTTCGACGCCGCGCTGATGCTGGGCATCTGCGACAAGATCGTCCCTGGCCTGATGATGGGTGCGCTGCGCTACGGCCACCTGCCGATGATCTTCGTACCGGGCGGCCCGATGCCGTCGGGCATCTCCAACAAGCAGAAAGCCGATGTGCGCCAGCGTTACGCTGAAGGCAAGGCCACTCGCGAAGAGCTGCTGGAATCGGAGATGAAGTCCTACCACAGTCCCGGCACCTGCACCTTCTACGGCACCGCCAACACCAACCAGTTGCTGATGGAAGTGATGGGCCTGCACTTGCCGGGCGCCTCGTTCGTCAACCCGTACACGCCGCTGCGCGATGCGCTGACCCGCGAAGCCGCGCACCAGGTCACGCGTTTGACCAAGGCCAACGGCAGCTTCATGCCGATCGGCGAGATCGTCGATGAGAAGTCCATCGTCAACTCGATCATTGCCCTCAACGCTACGGGCGGGTCCACCAACCACACCCTGCACATGCCGGCCATCGCCATGTCGGCGGGCATCATCCTCACCTGGGACGACATGGCTGACCTCTCCGAGGTGGTGCCGACCCTGTCCCACGTGTATCCAAACGGCAAGGCCGACATCAACCACTTCCAGGCAGCGGGCGGCATGTCGTTCCTTATTCGCGAATTGCTCGAAGCCGGCCTGCTGCACGAAGACGTCAACACCGTGGCTGGCAAGGGCCTGAGCCGCTACACCCAGGAACCGTTCCTGGTGGACGGCGAGCTTATCTGGCGTGACGGCCCTATCGAAAGCCTCGACGAAAGCATCCTGCGCCCCGTGGCCCGCGCGTTCTCGCCGGAAGGCGGATTGCGCGTGATGGAAGGCAACCTTGGTCGTGGCGTGATGAAAGTGTCTGCCGTAGCCCCTGAGCATCAGATTGTTGAAGCACCGGCGGTGGTGTTCCAGGACCAGCAAGACCTGGCCGACGCGTTCAAGGCCGGTCTGCTGGAGAAAGACTTCGTTGCCGTCATGCGCTTCCAGGGCCCGCGCTCCAATGGCATGCCCGAATTGCACAAGATGACGCCGTTCCTCGGTGTCTTGCAGGACCGTGGTTTCAAGGTTGCACTGGTAACAGACGGGCGTATGTCCGGCGCGTCGGGTAAGATTCCCGCTGCGATTCATGTCAACCCCGAAGCCCAGAGCGGTGGGCCACTGGCGCGGGTGCGCGATGGCGATATCATTCGCGTGGATGGCGTGAAGGGCACCTTGGAGCTTAAGGTGGACGCCGGAGAATTTGCAGCGCGCGCGCCTGCCACGGGCCTGTTGGGCAATAACGTGGGGGCCGGTCGCGAGCTGTTTGCATTTATGCGCTTGGCCGCAAGCTCCGCAGAGCAGGGCGCCAGCGCCTTTACCTCTGCCTTGGAGACGCTTAAGTGA
- the gap gene encoding type I glyceraldehyde-3-phosphate dehydrogenase, with the protein MTLRIAINGFGRIGRNVLRALYTQGYRQDLQIVAINDLGDSSINAHLLKYDTVHGTFDAEVAHDQESLTVNGDRIAVSAIRNPADLPWAALTIDVVFECTGLFTDRDKAAAHITAGARKVIISAPAKGADATVVYGVNHDILRQSHQIISNASCTTNCLAPVAQVLHRELGIESGLMTTIHAYTNDQNLTDVYHTDPYRARSATQNMIPSKTGAAEAVGLVLPELAGKLTGMAVRVPVINVSLVDLTVQLKKEATAEQVNALLKDASQHSKILGYNTLPLVSSDFNHNPLSSIFDANHTKVSGKLLKVLAWYDNEWGFSNRMLDNCLALCNAE; encoded by the coding sequence ATGACTCTTCGTATCGCAATCAATGGTTTTGGCCGTATCGGCCGTAATGTCCTGCGCGCACTGTATACCCAAGGCTACCGCCAGGATTTGCAGATCGTCGCCATCAATGATCTGGGCGACAGTTCGATCAATGCTCATCTGCTCAAATACGACACCGTGCATGGCACTTTCGACGCAGAGGTCGCCCACGATCAGGAAAGTCTGACCGTCAATGGCGACCGGATTGCAGTCAGTGCCATTCGCAACCCGGCTGACCTGCCGTGGGCTGCGCTCACGATTGACGTGGTGTTCGAATGCACCGGTCTGTTCACCGACCGCGACAAGGCTGCCGCCCATATTACCGCCGGCGCACGCAAGGTGATCATCTCTGCACCCGCCAAGGGTGCGGACGCGACCGTGGTCTACGGTGTGAACCATGACATTCTGCGTCAATCCCACCAGATCATCTCCAACGCGTCGTGCACCACCAACTGCCTGGCCCCTGTGGCGCAAGTGCTGCACCGCGAGCTGGGCATCGAAAGCGGCCTGATGACCACCATTCACGCCTACACCAACGACCAGAACCTGACCGACGTCTACCACACCGACCCGTACCGCGCGCGTTCGGCCACCCAGAACATGATCCCGAGCAAGACCGGCGCCGCCGAAGCCGTCGGCCTGGTACTGCCGGAACTGGCGGGCAAATTGACCGGCATGGCGGTGCGTGTACCGGTAATCAACGTGTCGCTGGTGGACCTCACCGTGCAGTTGAAGAAAGAAGCGACTGCCGAACAGGTCAACGCGCTGCTCAAGGATGCCAGCCAGCATTCGAAGATTTTGGGCTACAACACCCTGCCGCTGGTTTCCAGCGATTTCAATCACAACCCGTTGTCGTCGATCTTCGATGCCAATCACACCAAGGTCAGCGGTAAATTGCTGAAAGTGCTGGCTTGGTACGACAATGAATGGGGCTTCTCCAACCGTATGCTGGATAACTGCCTGGCGCTGTGTAACGCCGAGTAA
- a CDS encoding RNA polymerase sigma factor: MSQSRFNHVFLTQRVILLRTLQRMVNNHSTAEDLLQETYLRVTRALSERPIDHLEPFVYQTARNLALDHLRARRIQARTLQEDVPLDVLQSVAAPISTPEDATQAEQMLEALSVSLGQLSARQQRIFILSRLHGCSYQEIADQLEVSLSTVQKELKLIMAICVGVADRLDRP; this comes from the coding sequence GTGAGCCAATCTCGCTTCAACCATGTCTTTCTCACCCAACGGGTGATTCTGCTTCGCACCTTGCAGCGGATGGTGAATAACCACAGCACCGCCGAGGACCTGTTGCAGGAAACCTACCTGCGCGTTACCCGGGCCCTCAGTGAACGGCCGATCGACCACCTCGAACCCTTCGTTTATCAAACCGCGCGCAACCTGGCGCTGGATCACCTGCGTGCGCGCAGGATCCAGGCCCGTACGTTGCAGGAAGATGTTCCGCTGGACGTCCTGCAAAGCGTCGCCGCCCCCATCAGCACCCCCGAAGATGCCACCCAGGCCGAGCAAATGCTTGAGGCCCTGAGTGTCAGCCTGGGCCAGTTGAGCGCCCGCCAACAGCGGATTTTCATCCTCAGCCGCCTGCACGGCTGCAGCTATCAGGAAATCGCCGATCAGTTGGAAGTGTCCTTGAGCACCGTGCAAAAGGAACTCAAATTGATCATGGCCATCTGTGTAGGTGTGGCCGACCGGCTGGATCGGCCTTAA
- a CDS encoding FecR family protein encodes MTDPNKLRPHELAHEVLQDTAMDQALDWLIALQRPQPGQQAEFEAWLADDPAHVHAFAKAQAAWGGAPVHSAAVALAAPRKPSAWRRIKPHCKPLATAAVLLIGLFSFSNLPMRLQADHLTVVGERQRLQLDDGSKVLLNTNSAFSSNIKDHQRIARLYQGEAFFEIVPNHGLPLEIDAGPVRASVRDTAFAVRYLNGEAQVQVQRGDVDLSNTFNDARVRLRAGESIRIGPKGFGQPAKLDANKDLAWVQGRLIFENCPMSEVLAELRRYYPGWIVNTNDQLASVAVTGNYRLDQPLDVVRSLAHITSAKLSEYPALVILN; translated from the coding sequence GTGACGGACCCGAATAAACTGCGCCCCCATGAGCTGGCTCATGAGGTGCTGCAAGACACGGCTATGGACCAAGCCCTCGACTGGCTGATCGCCTTGCAACGCCCGCAACCAGGGCAGCAGGCCGAGTTCGAAGCCTGGTTGGCCGACGATCCCGCCCACGTCCACGCCTTCGCCAAGGCCCAGGCCGCCTGGGGTGGTGCGCCGGTACACAGCGCCGCCGTCGCACTGGCCGCGCCACGTAAACCCAGCGCCTGGCGCCGGATCAAACCCCATTGTAAACCGCTGGCCACCGCCGCCGTGCTGCTGATCGGCCTGTTCAGCTTCAGCAACCTGCCGATGCGCCTGCAAGCCGACCACCTCACCGTGGTGGGCGAACGCCAGCGCCTGCAATTGGACGATGGCTCCAAGGTACTGCTCAACACCAACTCGGCGTTTTCCAGCAACATCAAGGATCACCAGCGTATCGCCCGCCTGTATCAGGGCGAGGCATTTTTCGAAATCGTGCCCAACCACGGCCTGCCCCTGGAGATCGACGCCGGTCCCGTGCGCGCCAGCGTGCGCGACACGGCGTTTGCCGTGCGTTACCTCAATGGCGAAGCCCAGGTACAGGTGCAACGTGGCGATGTCGACCTGAGCAACACCTTCAACGATGCCCGCGTGCGTCTGCGCGCCGGCGAGAGTATCCGCATCGGGCCCAAGGGCTTCGGCCAGCCGGCCAAGCTGGACGCCAACAAGGACCTGGCCTGGGTACAAGGCCGGCTGATCTTCGAAAACTGCCCGATGAGCGAAGTGCTCGCCGAGCTGCGTCGCTATTACCCCGGCTGGATCGTCAACACCAACGACCAACTCGCCAGCGTCGCCGTCACCGGCAATTACCGCCTCGACCAGCCTCTGGACGTGGTGCGCTCACTGGCCCACATCACCTCGGCGAAGCTGTCGGAATACCCGGCGCTGGTGATCCTGAACTAA